ttaaacgACGAATGGCACCTGCAGGCTAATGAATAATTGGATGAGTAAACAAATGATGAGTAATAGTGTACTGCACCATTTACCACATCGGATACAGGTGTAAATAGTGTGCTTGTGAAAGTGTTTGTATAACAACCGGTTCGGTTTTTCTCAAATATGTATTGATCGGTAGCGTGCCctagcagcacaaaaaaaaaacaaaattctacAAATGTTTCCCCAATCCACCGGATTCGCCAATCCGTCGCGATACGTGAGTTTGTACGTTAACAGTCACAATATGATGACTTTAAAATtctccataaaaaaaaaaacgttattGCTTTAGAATTCCGAACAAAACAGGTCCACGAGACCGCCGCTATTTACGCATGTACCAAAACGAGAGAAGCATCGTTACAATGGTTGGAGCAAACGTGCCTACTCACTCTTCCACACGGGTCGATTGTGTGCGGGTATGCTGGACACACACGGAGCCACCTTTGAAAGGTTTAATGTGTTTCCACACCGCAGCGATCCATGCCTGGGCGGTTAGTCATTGTGCGACGTTTGTAACGAGTGGAAGCTACTCTCATAAGCGCGATCTCGGAGAGCGTTGTACCAGCGTGTATCAAGCCGAATAGCCCTGCCTTCCTTGAAAGATCTCGAAAGATCGCGTTCGTTAAAAAGAATCTTCGTTTGGTATCGTAACTCGTTTTCGGGGTACGGCCGTTAGGTTGTCGGGAGTGAGAGTTTGTTGAACCGTTGTTAATCTGTTGCCGCGTATTCCAACATAACCGCCATTGTTCAGGATGCTGTTCAAAAGCTTGCTTCTGCTGAGCGTGTATGCCGTCGCCTGTTATGGCCAATCAAAAGTAGGTAGTTTTCCAGCCTCGGCTTGCATTCATTAGCGCGGACGTATCGCGCGATCGTGCGAAGATCATCGATCGTTGAGGAAGACAGCAATAATGGTTTGCACTCTGTGTGACCTCTGtcgacacatacacatacacacgttgTATCAAATACGATAAAAAAGGGGAAGAGTTCAGCGACGCGCGACCCAACTGTATGAacgcagcagccacagcaaagCGTCCAACAACATATACCTAGTTTAAGGTGTGGCCAGCACCATCGCGTACGGCGTGGAAAgtggttttcttcttttaccaTGAGTGCAGGTCTCTGCCAGACAGAgtatgtttgtatgtatgtgtgtacctctgtttgctgctgttgcttttttaaatacaCGACGGACCGGAAACCCAAGCTCGATCCGGTCGTTTTAGGggcaaaaagggaaacaaaaacacaactatCCAGCTATCAGACCGAACGTTATGGTTCTGAAAATGCATCGGAACCAACAACCGCTCAAATCAATTTCACCCCAATGCATTCCTATTTACATGAATGAACGCGACAAAAATACGCCACTAAAAAACCGTCCATAGATAAATTATGAACCTGTTGTTTTTAATAAGCAAAACTCGGGTACAGCCCGAAAAACAAACTAGGCCGCGCCGGCACGTTGAAGCGACCTTAATGCACTGCAGCAGTGATTGTTTGTAACGGTTAGAAGTATTTGTTGCTGACGTCGTAGCTGTACATAGCATTTCGTGCCGTGGTGTAACCCGTTTCTCTCCCTAGCCCATTTAGCAATGGCTTTAAGCCGGGAGCACAAAAGCAacagaatgcaaaaaaaacgcgtCAACTAATTCCTCATCATTTATGGAGCAATAagttatgttatttttaaagCTCCCCCATTTTTAAAGCGCCCCTTCGTATTGATCGTGCATACATTGGCGGGTTGCGTGTAAAGTGTTCATACGCAAGACAGAAGTAGGCAACACAAGGTTGAGAAATGAAGGTTGTTTCGCTGTCAAGGTCAAGAAAGCTCCACACACATCTCCATGCCAACTAAAATACACCGAAAAAAATTTGGTGCTAGAACCAAAGCACGCGCACTTCCCGTACACAAAGCTTTCTTAGTTTGTTCTTACAAGTTTTATGTTTACAGACGGGCGAAGAAAGTAAAATGCATTACAATAAATTGGAcatttttcgttattttttccTCGTTGCAAAGTAATCAAAAGGCAATAAAAAATGATTACACTGTTTAAAATGCTTTTTGACCATTTCGATTCTATGAAGGAGTAAGAGCGATATCATTATCATCTAACTCTCTGGCCCGGTCAGATATTTTTAAACTTCCAAGTTTAtcgattttagtatttttaaataaaaagttAAAGTTATAGTTAGTCGCCGGTTATTAATTGTCTCGAAAAAAACATTCCTGCATCttttggattgtttttttgtatatatatTGGATTGACAACTAAACAATGTGTTTGTTAGATAACACAATTGCaatatgattaaaaaaaacataacaattgAGTCCCATTACAACGTTCTCTCTAAGCAATACGACCTTTTCggaccgttcctcctgaaAAAAATCAACGTTCTCTCACTGCTGATAAATTCCATTGAATCTGGTGAGGCCCATCTTGAAGAATGCATTTGTTTGCATTGGCATGTGACATGCGTCGtatattttgcaaaattcaGTTATGCGAACCTTCGATGATTCAGCCGTATTAAAAAAGTGTTCGAAGAGTGCCGTACCTATAATTACCATGACATCACGGGGTACTTCAAGAGGAACTTTTGAGTTAGCAAAGGTCTTGAGAAGGTCATCGACATCATTATGAACGTAGCATTTCCATGAAGACGGAACGCCATATACAGAGGTGTACTGTAATATAAAACACATAGGTCTGCGCGATCTAAAGTAATGTCAACGATTTGAACCGGGAACGTGACTCGCACGTCTATCGCGGCGGGGAATGAACATAGGCCTGTACCTTATTATTTTGCGATCGTTCCCGAAGTTTCGTAACACGGGCGGTAACCGTGAAAAGCCATTCGCATGGCGATTGCTAATGACTGTGTAGTTGCTTAATCAAATGTTTGTTCAACCTGCAGGTGCCCGTATACGTGTACTACGAATCGCTCTGCCCGGATAGTGCTCGGTTTATCAACGAACAGCTGTATCCGGTGGCGAAGGAGCTCAAAAAGAATCTAGAGCTGCATCTGGTGCCCTTCGGCAAGTCGTCCTATACGACGCAAGGCTCGGATGTGATGTTTACCTGCCATCATGGCGAAAACGAGTGTTACGGCAACAAGGTGCACGCATGTGCGATCCAACATATCCAGGGTAACTCGTATCAGCCGAACATTTCCAAGGAAGACCTCACCCTCGACTACGTCAACTGTTTGATGCACCGTGCCCAGCTGAAGGACGGTGCATTCCCCACGAAGCGCTGTGCCGATGAGGTGAAAATAGACCAGTGGCAAGCTATCATGGATTGTGCCAACAGCACTGAAGGAAGCCAGCTGCTGAAGCAACACGGCGATGTGACTAACAAGCTGCAGTCGCCGCTAAAAAGTGTTCCTACCGTCGCCTTTAAGCAGGTGTGTATTTTTCTGTTGCTCTACACAAACTAATGTCGACAAGAACATGTTTTATTCATGATTTTCCTCCTCTTTCAGACTTACGATGATGAGCTGCAGAAACTGTCTGTGAGCAGCTTCCGTCACGCGCTATGCAAAAACCTGAGCCCACAGCCCGTCGAGTGTCTCGATCTTCCGTCCACTGGCTCAGCCATTAGCTCGCTCGGTATGATCGTTACTGTGGTCGCTGTTCTCATCTCTAGACTGCTCTAAGCAGAACTCCGTCCAGTGGGGGTATTGAATCTTACTCTTCTAAAGAACACTTATTAGTATTGTAGGATAAAACAAGTCAGAATATCTTCTTTTATTGGTGACATATTACAAAGAACACTCATCGATTCCAGGATGTGCGTACATTCATAAACTCCGTCCAACACAATGCACATGCCTGTAGATGTCTTATGAATAtgctattttaaaaataaagtctGTTTGACTCGAAGTGTTCCGTGATCCTTAGCTACATAAACAGGAATCCTTAATGTTACGATTAATCCAATACAGATACTGACTGACACGCGTGTACACTCCAGGATAGTTCTTCTGAGCACAGGCACGTCCCCACGAAACAACTCCGACTAGCTCATAATGATTTGATTTAGTGTTCAGTACCTGCAGTGGTCCTCCACTGTCGCCCTGTTGTCagcagaaaagaaagaaaacatatACTTcaatggcaaacaaacaaacaaacaaaaatatcacTTTCAATATCATTATACCTGACAGGAATCTTTGCCTCCCTCTAGATATCCGGCGCAGAGCATCTTGTTCGTTATCTGAAACGCCCAATACCCAGCACGGCGACACTCACGGTTGGTTAAGATTGGAACTTCGGTTTGCATCAATGTCCCCGATAGTCCACCACCCGCTTTCGTCCTACCCCATCCAGTAACTATGCCCCTACTACCCTCATACATTTCTGTGGCCTGTGGCAGGCAAATGGGCATCACACGATCGTTGATCGCCACCGGGTATGTGAGCTCGAGCAGCGCTATAtcgttgttattgttgaagGCATTGTACCAGTTTGTCAGGATTCGCTTCACGCTTCGCTCGATGGATGTGGCGATCGGTTTGCTACGATCGTTTATGCCAAACTGCACGCGAAACAGCCCCCGATCTGGTTTGGTTGTACAATGGGCTGCCGTTATGACGTATCGATCCGAAAGCAAGGAACCACCGCAACAAAACTTATTGTCGTAGTACAGGGCAGCCATCCAAGAGAAGCTATTGTCCTCCACAGGTATGCCACCCACTATTCGTTCGTTTATTGGTTCCACCGAACCACACTCTGTAGTGGAAAGAGCATTGAGATGTTTGTAAGATTTTCTTTTGGTTTTCATTTATAATTCTGATTCAAACCTAATTTAAACATGGCGTAGCTACGTGAATAAGATTtacttttttataattatatgCATATTCTAATTGCACCAATTctaaataatttgttttattacacatattttttgtgaaattgaGAGAGATAGTAAACAATGGAAACAATAAACTACTCGTACTCACTGCATGGAGTGCAATTTTGTGACGGTCCCGAGGAATCACTGGCAAAAACAGGAGCACCGATGACACCCGTAATCCAGTCGATAATTGGTCGAGCACGATTTATCTCGAAGTATTCCGGGCGCACAGTGACGAAGTTGACGAAGCGCTCCTCCTCTATCTCGTACTCGTTCGACACATAATCTTCCGGTAGCGTTGGGGCCGTTCTATCCTCATAACGGTGTCTATTCCAATTTCTTAAGCCACATATCACTTTGATGGAAAGTAAAACAACGACTAAACACATCAATCGTTCATTCATAGTTAAATTTGATACGGAAATTAAGCACTATGGTAGACTTTTACAGCAGGTATAGCGTGTTAAAGAGTAGCTTTAATTTTGGAATATCATTTGCTCATCAAATTAACGTTAAATATACTTTAAACAACACAGTCAATCACAGTACCGTCAGATTCGTTTGCACAAGAGCAGCGAAAATTGACGAAACAGTCGCTCAGATCTCGAGATCAAGCGATCACTAATATTCGGTGTCATATTCCGAGCTCGTATACGCCATACAGCCCATGGACGATGATCCATCCCGTCTTCGCCACCTAACGGGATCAAGATGAGCGAATATATTCAAAAATCTGACGTCGATGATTTCGACCCAAGCGCTTCGAAATGGGTTATTCTATTGACCAGTCTTCAgcatctctttctttctcattTAGACTGGACGCTATCTATTTGCCGTTTACGGTGTTTGTGACTTTCACTACCGATGAGAGACACTGAAGCCCGCATGTCGATTCGAACGTTGAGCGTTTCATGGCGCTTGAGCACTGCTTGGGAGGAGAGACAGGTTTTGCACATTGATGACGAATGAAGAGAAAGCGAAACAAGAGCATTCACTGCAGCTCGGGTTTAACACGTGCAGAAGTATATGTCGCATAATAACGAGACTCGTCGAGGGGaagtctttttttaaatgataaaaCGATTAGATAATCATTAATACATTATGGATAACTACACTTataaatcaaataataaaatgaaagttGAATAATTCCAATGTTGTTATTTGATTCATATCAGTAGCACAATTATAATACTCTAGCTTACTTAAGCTTAGTTCCATAGCTTcaattttgttgtttcctATCATAAGTATAACTCAATACTgcggggaaaaaaacaatacataaaacataaatccaTTTTTATATGCTTAttagttaacaaaaaaaaatcgtcagaaaataaattgaaaaaatatgaatatttCTTACaaatagaacaattttaaaaattatgctCTTTTCGGCGTAAATGCATAAAACAGTGTTTAAATACCGGTGACATTTTATGGTGATAGTTTTTTCTTTGTACAAAATACACAATTGGGTGCAAAATAGAACATTTCTTCGAATTCCAAGCGTCCGATGAGCAAAACATGTGATaacatttcttttttattattaacttTATCCTATCCTAGAGATCCTCCTTTCATCATTGCAATCGTATGACGGTGTTAATTTATGAGATCATGAAGAGTTCATCACATGAgatgatttaatttattaagttgttttttatgttactttcaacaacaaacaaacgaaaactaAACATACACAATAAATTAGTTTAATAAAATGGGTACATAGTTTCTACTTCCTAACCTAATACCTAATTCCTAATTGTACaatctttccccgagttacgcgacacTCTAGTTAcgtgaatttttatttttgaaagtttagatgtcaaatcagtacaattttctccatcaattgtcaaatgaaaaataatttgaaattttttccaaaaattccaAAAATCACTAAAAAGACAGAAATAACCGAACTTTCTACACCAATTGCagcaaataattaataaattacattaatgaactaaattcaataaaaaatgatGATTAATCAAGTATATTTTGGCTGTAAACCTGATATACGCGAAAATCCAAGTTACTCTGGGAAAGACTGTACCTAATTTTGTACAATAAGTAAATTAGAAAAGCAgtacactatttttttttaatattgaaaCTATCTCATCATttaagactttttttttaatgtagaACATAGAACATTACTTTACATTGGTTTATAAAAACCATTACATTGGTTTATAAAACTGCGGTCCGCGGCCTTCGAGTGCCTTTAATGCGGGTTGCAATGACTTTGCTaagattttaaaaaatgtttctTATTACTTTTTAGGATCAAAATTTAATGTTGGCTAAAAAAACTAAGATcaaacatcaataaaaacaaagttAGGATTAGCAAGTGTTTTCTCATTGATTCGATATTGAAACGTACACATCGATTTTTAGATAATGTAACGATTAAATGTCCTCTACAACAGTATTTGTGATGCGGTCTgtgaactgaaaagtttgaaaACCCTTACTATAGTATGTTGATGTTGCATATTTTAAGTTAGCCGTAATATTCCTGAAAAGCTGTGcgaaataaaaatagcacCAGTTGAATTTTTGATATCTTTTTAACTGTAACGTATTACACAATGGGCATTCTAGGAATGAATCACACATTGATTGATATTGGTTTCTATAATTGTATATTGATTTGAATATACcatttgatttgaatttgataTGTTTACTGGAAAAAATGTACACTTTTGTGTATCTCGCATTTTTCTTCAATCCTCATTTTACTTGTGCTGTCAAAAATTCAGACTTATGATTTAATCTCAAacgcattaaaaaaatctaaaatgaaaaaaatgcattcaaaccTGTTTGGAGCGCGCGCCTCTGCTATAATAAATTGTTCACCTGCACTACCGCACAAACCAAAAAGCGCCCTATACTTGGTGTTGCGGCGTGTTCGgaattttatattaaaaaaaaccgtacTATTTTGCACGTA
This is a stretch of genomic DNA from Anopheles merus strain MAF chromosome 2R, AmerM5.1, whole genome shotgun sequence. It encodes these proteins:
- the LOC121603432 gene encoding GILT-like protein 1 produces the protein MLFKSLLLLSVYAVACYGQSKVPVYVYYESLCPDSARFINEQLYPVAKELKKNLELHLVPFGKSSYTTQGSDVMFTCHHGENECYGNKVHACAIQHIQGNSYQPNISKEDLTLDYVNCLMHRAQLKDGAFPTKRCADEVKIDQWQAIMDCANSTEGSQLLKQHGDVTNKLQSPLKSVPTVAFKQTYDDELQKLSVSSFRHALCKNLSPQPVECLDLPSTGSAISSLGMIVTVVAVLISRLL
- the LOC121600366 gene encoding trypsin-like translates to MELSLNLSDCFVNFRCSCANESDVICGLRNWNRHRYEDRTAPTLPEDYVSNEYEIEEERFVNFVTVRPEYFEINRARPIIDWITGVIGAPVFASDSSGPSQNCTPCKCGSVEPINERIVGGIPVEDNSFSWMAALYYDNKFCCGGSLLSDRYVITAAHCTTKPDRGLFRVQFGINDRSKPIATSIERSVKRILTNWYNAFNNNNDIALLELTYPVAINDRVMPICLPQATEMYEGSRGIVTGWGRTKAGGGLSGTLMQTEVPILTNRECRRAGYWAFQITNKMLCAGYLEGGKDSCQGDSGGPLQVLNTKSNHYELVGVVSWGRACAQKNYPGVYTRVSQYLYWINRNIKDSCLCS